GAGAAGTATGATAGTAAACTCTGCAAGGTATAGCTCCTGGATTGCGTATCATGGGAAATCTATACCATGGCACATATAATGAGAAGGGAAATTTCTGATTGCGAGCGGTTGCTTGTAGATAAAAAAGAAAAAAGAGGAACCGGTTTGGCCCCTCTTTCGAACGTGCGCGGGCAGTTGATGGATTCCTATCCGATCATTTCAAAGAATTCATCGACATCTTCACTACTATCTGGAAACTTCTGATCGAGATCGTCTGCATTGCTAAGTGTCATTAGGTTTTGCTTGATGCCAAATTGCTTTTTAACAAGTTCTGCATAGGTGCTGGCCTTCGCAAATCGATCCTGGCTCTCTTGAAAAGATCTTTCGAACCAGGCCATGGCATTCTCATAATCTTCCTGGCGGAAGTAACCGTAACCGATGTTGAACATCACTTTGGTTTTATCACGGCGGTTGTTTAAAAACGATAGTGCCGATTGGTAGTGTGTAATTCCATCGTCTATAGCGCCTGATTGCACCTTTGAAATCCCGATTGAATTCATGAGGCACGCAAACGGTTTTGAAATCGAAGGTGGTTTAGAGCAAAGAAATTCATCTAGATTTTGAGCGATAATTGCGCCGGCGTTTGCTGCTTCGCTTTGACTATCAATTTCCAGCCCCCTAGCAAAAGTGTCCTTGGCTAGCTGAGACTCTTGCTCTTGAAGTTCTAGTTGGCCTAAGGTGCAGATCCGGCCTAGATTGTCCGGCGATATCTTATCGGCTGCTTTAAGGAACTGATAGGCTTTATGGTTTTCTTTCCGCTCCAATGCGATTTTGCCTAGATTGCTCAGTGCCCTGATATTCTTCTTATCTACAGCTAGGATTTTTTTCTGTACAGCTTCACAAGCGCTAAGCTGGTTTTTTTCTAAAAGAACGTCTGAAACCAGAAGGCCTAGTGGAATCGGATTAGGGGCTTTGTCCAGTAATTTAAGAATCGACTTAATTGCCTGAAGGTTCTCACAGCCTTTTTTGAAGGCTTTGTCAATAAGCCGAAAATTGGCTTGATACCATTGGTACTCTTTATTCACTGCTTGAAGTTTAGTGCGAAATATGGATTGGGTGACCGGCTTCTGGAGGAAGTCCATCGAGAAGAACTCTTCCGTAAGCGTCATATCGTGTTCACTAATAACGCCCGAGAAAACCAAAATGGGAGTTAAAGCCGTTGCCTGTTTGGCTCGTATGCGGTTGACAATGCCAGCACCGGTGATCTGCCCTTTGGCTGACCAATCGACGATGAAGAGATCAAACTTTTCGGTATCCAGAGCCTTAGCGAGATCGTCTGGTGACTCGTATTCAGCGACGTCCTGGTATCCCTCTTCAAGACAGTATTGGGTAAGAATCTCTCGATAGTGGAGATCTGCATCCATAACTGCAACTCGTTTGCCCGTGTTGGTGGTCACGGCCCCTCCGCATGGATTGAAAAAATTAGCCTCAAGTACGTCTGTTATTTCCCGTTCGGCGAAGGGCTTGGTAATTTGAAGTAAGCTTTCTTAGGGGGATTTTTCTGGGGAGTCACTGCAAGTTCACGTGGCCTTGTGGCCAGGTTATTTTTCCCTGAAAGTGGGAAAGCTCAAGAGTTTTGCACCCTTGAGCCGTTTGTACTAAATCATTTAGAGGAAGTCTACGTCGCCGCCGTCGTCTTGCTCAGCAAGAGATGACGTGCTTTTCAGCATTTCTGTGACGCCGGCCCAATCGTGGATTTCTACATCCCAACTACAGAGAATTTGGGCATTATCTAAGGTAAAGATCCAAAAGTCGTAAATCTCTTCTTCTTCATCCTCTTTAAATGCTAGAGGTTCTGAGAGGGCGGGCTTCTGGTTGGGAAGGTTGACGACCAGTTCACCAGATTCTTTCAGTGCTGAATAATTACTTTGAAGCCAAATCTTCAACGCACCAGCAGTAAGGTTACAGTATTCCCGGATGAAGTCGTGGCAAAGAAATGGCGAGATATTTTTACCCTTGAAGCTTGCCTTTTGAGAAGCAAAGGCTTTGGCGTCGTCAACTTGGTAGTACACCCGAAAGGTGAATATCAAGTCTTCAGATTCCACGATGATCTTAACCATCCAATCATCTTCTGACAGTGCTGGATGAGACTCCATTTCGATGGCTTGGAATCCAGCCGCTGGGATTACGCTCTTGAGTCGGTTGGAGGCCGCATCCCGTAGGGCGCCCTTTAACATACTGATGTCGTTGCCATCATAAAGTTTTTTCGCTTCAGTCACAGCATGATTCCTTAAGCTGATTTATCGAATTTTACACTTTCAGAAATATCCGCCTGGAATGTAATTCCAAGTTGATACGTACCGTTGCTAAACACATATGTCTCAGGTTCTGTTTTGACGTCGTCGGCTTTCTCAAAGGGACTATTTTGAGAGCTTGGAGGATTCAAAGTGG
This DNA window, taken from Pseudobacteriovorax antillogorgiicola, encodes the following:
- a CDS encoding response regulator produces the protein MTTNTGKRVAVMDADLHYREILTQYCLEEGYQDVAEYESPDDLAKALDTEKFDLFIVDWSAKGQITGAGIVNRIRAKQATALTPILVFSGVISEHDMTLTEEFFSMDFLQKPVTQSIFRTKLQAVNKEYQWYQANFRLIDKAFKKGCENLQAIKSILKLLDKAPNPIPLGLLVSDVLLEKNQLSACEAVQKKILAVDKKNIRALSNLGKIALERKENHKAYQFLKAADKISPDNLGRICTLGQLELQEQESQLAKDTFARGLEIDSQSEAANAGAIIAQNLDEFLCSKPPSISKPFACLMNSIGISKVQSGAIDDGITHYQSALSFLNNRRDKTKVMFNIGYGYFRQEDYENAMAWFERSFQESQDRFAKASTYAELVKKQFGIKQNLMTLSNADDLDQKFPDSSEDVDEFFEMIG